Proteins encoded together in one Shewanella acanthi window:
- a CDS encoding DedA family protein yields the protein MPEALQHIINEMTPWLSQYGYLLLFIAIAVEGFGIPAPGQSLLIVASLNSTTGDMSLALVITVAALAALTGNSVGYFLGRRFGHLLRDKGWIKPNLEAKLHNSIDRYGITALVISRFIEGLKQFMFIGCGLAEMPLKPFIIGNILATSLWVCLFGLGPVLIRNEIAPALAFYHQHEYSTWMIVSLQLSLLLLYCLHMRRKNR from the coding sequence ATGCCTGAAGCCCTACAACATATCATCAATGAAATGACCCCTTGGCTAAGCCAGTACGGTTATCTGCTGCTATTTATTGCCATCGCGGTAGAGGGTTTTGGTATTCCAGCGCCAGGCCAATCGCTGTTAATTGTCGCCAGCCTTAACTCTACAACGGGAGATATGTCACTAGCCTTAGTAATAACCGTTGCCGCCTTAGCCGCACTCACGGGAAACAGCGTGGGATACTTTTTGGGTAGGCGTTTTGGCCATCTATTACGTGATAAGGGTTGGATAAAACCTAATCTTGAAGCAAAGCTTCATAACAGCATCGACCGCTATGGCATTACCGCTCTAGTTATTAGCCGCTTTATCGAAGGACTCAAGCAATTTATGTTTATTGGCTGCGGCCTAGCCGAGATGCCATTAAAACCCTTTATCATCGGCAATATCCTCGCCACCAGCCTCTGGGTCTGCTTGTTTGGTTTAGGACCTGTATTGATTCGCAATGAAATCGCCCCAGCACTCGCCTTTTACCATCAACATGAATATTCAACTTGGATGATTGTCAGTCTACAGCTCTCTTTGCTGCTTCTATACTGCTTGCACATGCGACGAAAAAATCGATAA
- a CDS encoding thioesterase, whose product MSLKKFTQYKLLFLMLLALGILLPFIPDRPYHLPGADIATQNMHVIEFNDHGKPHIEAQWQGLQARIEQPNNGVAPELLIFVHGWHHSANPKDDNFIAFEQFYQQMAAMDSQRNLLGLYVGWRGDKLDPFWLDGSDDPTSWIEPLDFPTILQRKAVAKHIGQTGLSELLDRLDGLVKEQKLSRYTVIGHSLGGLMVLHASKDRIKHAIDTEQDNPNLFLLLNPAAPAKDFKPLDTLSSVDRQKPSMVVLQSKGDFAVKEAFNYIKDGERALGNSWAITHDIDRCSGGNCNKTIKIPTALQAHDNMPGCMMTLPNTGWKIRARLQARRSVQTCQDANMQAVWVLAVSDEIVSGHNGILTPDHAKALSEVMEMIDLYRNELPQHAVEASEDAVDIMQPSDMNEIDAETVTATELDKASETPLLEGASLMGVNDTGTDRKLSTPEDIKFHNIDIPATDEQKHAQEAPQADQTLSDAKNSQE is encoded by the coding sequence ATGAGCCTGAAGAAGTTTACTCAGTACAAGCTACTGTTCTTAATGTTATTGGCCCTCGGCATTTTACTTCCATTTATTCCCGATAGACCCTACCACTTACCTGGGGCGGACATTGCTACTCAGAATATGCATGTCATTGAATTTAATGATCATGGAAAACCCCATATCGAAGCACAATGGCAGGGTTTACAGGCGCGTATTGAGCAACCAAACAATGGTGTTGCACCTGAACTACTGATTTTTGTCCATGGCTGGCACCATAGCGCTAATCCTAAGGATGATAATTTCATTGCTTTTGAGCAGTTTTATCAACAAATGGCGGCTATGGACTCGCAGCGTAATTTGCTTGGTCTTTATGTTGGCTGGCGTGGGGACAAATTGGATCCTTTTTGGCTCGATGGTTCCGATGACCCGACGAGTTGGATTGAACCCTTAGATTTTCCAACCATTTTGCAACGTAAAGCGGTGGCAAAACACATAGGCCAAACTGGCTTATCCGAACTGTTAGATAGACTTGATGGACTGGTGAAAGAACAGAAATTATCTCGTTACACTGTGATTGGTCATAGCCTGGGTGGCTTAATGGTGCTGCATGCTAGCAAAGACAGAATTAAGCACGCCATCGATACTGAACAGGATAATCCTAATCTATTCTTGCTGTTAAATCCTGCCGCTCCCGCGAAGGATTTTAAACCGCTCGATACCTTATCAAGTGTCGATAGGCAAAAACCGAGTATGGTGGTACTGCAATCTAAGGGCGACTTTGCGGTCAAAGAGGCGTTTAATTACATCAAAGATGGCGAGCGTGCACTCGGCAATTCCTGGGCAATAACCCATGATATCGATAGATGTTCGGGCGGGAATTGTAATAAGACCATCAAAATCCCCACTGCATTGCAGGCCCACGACAACATGCCTGGTTGTATGATGACTTTGCCCAATACAGGTTGGAAAATTCGTGCTCGTCTGCAAGCACGCCGTAGCGTGCAAACATGCCAAGATGCCAATATGCAGGCCGTGTGGGTGCTGGCCGTGTCCGATGAAATTGTCTCCGGCCACAATGGAATCCTCACTCCAGATCACGCTAAAGCGCTATCTGAAGTGATGGAGATGATCGATTTATATCGCAACGAACTACCGCAGCATGCTGTTGAGGCTAGTGAAGATGCAGTTGATATAATGCAGCCATCAGACATGAATGAAATAGATGCAGAAACGGTTACCGCCACCGAGCTAGATAAGGCATCAGAGACTCCCTTACTTGAAGGTGCGTCTCTTATGGGGGTTAACGACACTGGTACAGACCGAAAGCTGTCAACTCCAGAAGATATTAAGTTTCATAACATTGATATACCGGCAACGGATGAGCAAAAACACGCTCAAGAAGCCCCTCAAGCTGACCAAACGTTGTCTGATGCAAAAAACTCACAAGAGTAA
- a CDS encoding MJ1255/VC2487 family glycosyltransferase codes for MRILYGVQGTGNGHLSRARVMAKALLKQNIHVDFLFSGRRPEQFFDMDCFGEYRVQQGMTFATQSGRINLSQTVKQNLSLSLLRDIQALDLHCYDLVLNDFEPVSAWAAKNQGIPSIGISHQAALTHPVPKLGSSWFNELLLNYFAPVDVALGCHWHHFGFPILPPFVEVESCSIEHSHQILVYLPFEDPDVIAEFFQSFSNYQFLVYHAELPTKALADNIQWYGFSRDGFKLHLAGCGGVIANAGFELSSEALTLGKKLLVKPLIGQFEQLSNVAALQLLGAGDSMMSLDSATVKRWLKAASPEPIAYPQVGHALVNWIKGGQWQNVQPLCQELWSQVKLPDTWR; via the coding sequence ATGCGAATTCTTTATGGGGTGCAAGGCACTGGCAATGGTCATTTGAGCCGAGCAAGAGTCATGGCTAAGGCGCTGCTTAAGCAAAACATCCATGTGGATTTTTTATTTTCAGGGCGAAGGCCAGAGCAATTTTTCGATATGGACTGTTTTGGCGAATATCGGGTGCAGCAGGGAATGACCTTTGCGACTCAATCGGGCAGGATAAATCTTTCGCAAACCGTTAAACAAAATTTGTCGTTATCACTGTTAAGGGATATTCAAGCTCTTGATTTGCATTGCTACGATCTCGTACTGAATGACTTTGAGCCTGTCTCAGCCTGGGCGGCTAAAAACCAAGGAATACCGTCAATCGGTATTAGTCATCAAGCTGCTTTGACTCACCCAGTGCCTAAGCTTGGCAGTTCTTGGTTTAATGAATTGTTACTTAATTACTTCGCGCCAGTGGATGTGGCTTTGGGTTGTCATTGGCATCATTTTGGTTTCCCTATTTTGCCGCCATTTGTTGAAGTCGAATCCTGTAGCATCGAGCACAGTCATCAGATTTTGGTGTATTTACCCTTCGAAGATCCTGATGTCATCGCCGAATTTTTTCAATCCTTCAGCAATTATCAATTTCTGGTTTATCACGCCGAGCTGCCCACAAAAGCGCTTGCCGACAATATTCAGTGGTACGGTTTTAGCCGTGATGGTTTTAAGCTCCACCTTGCTGGTTGCGGCGGTGTTATTGCCAATGCAGGATTTGAATTGTCGAGTGAAGCCTTAACCCTAGGGAAAAAACTCTTAGTTAAGCCCTTGATTGGTCAGTTCGAGCAGTTATCGAATGTGGCGGCATTGCAGTTACTTGGAGCGGGAGACAGTATGATGAGTTTAGATAGCGCTACCGTGAAACGTTGGCTCAAGGCCGCATCTCCCGAGCCTATTGCTTACCCGCAGGTGGGGCATGCGTTAGTGAACTGGATTAAAGGTGGTCAGTGGCAAAATGTTCAACCTTTGTGTCAGGAACTTTGGAGTCAGGTTAAACTGCCTGACACTTGGCGTTAA
- a CDS encoding phosphatase PAP2 family protein, protein MLSYINDLDKRLFFLVVDLSQKHRCNNLAKRISATGDGPLYLYFSVGLLLTHGQGQAFFNLMLASFLIELPLYLLLKNSIRRMRPCYALAGVEVGFKPSDRFSLPSGHTAAAFVTATCMLQVYPVAAPLAYLWALCIGGSRIALGVHYPLDIVAGAVLGMGAVWLVNPVI, encoded by the coding sequence ATGTTGAGCTACATTAATGATTTAGATAAGAGGCTGTTTTTTCTTGTAGTCGATTTGAGTCAAAAACACCGTTGTAACAATCTCGCTAAACGTATTTCTGCCACAGGAGACGGCCCACTTTACTTGTATTTCTCGGTGGGATTGTTATTAACCCATGGACAGGGACAGGCCTTTTTTAACTTGATGTTGGCCAGTTTTTTAATCGAGTTACCGCTGTATTTACTCCTCAAAAATAGTATTCGCCGCATGCGTCCATGCTATGCCTTGGCTGGGGTTGAGGTTGGCTTTAAACCTTCTGATCGCTTTAGTCTTCCTTCTGGACATACGGCCGCTGCTTTTGTGACGGCGACTTGTATGCTCCAGGTTTACCCAGTTGCAGCGCCTTTGGCTTACCTATGGGCACTTTGTATTGGTGGTTCACGTATCGCCCTTGGGGTGCATTATCCCTTGGACATAGTGGCGGGTGCAGTATTGGGAATGGGCGCGGTGTGGTTAGTAAACCCAGTGATATAG
- a CDS encoding uroporphyrinogen decarboxylase gives MEALNTVEIIGYMASVMVAISLMMKNIVWLRWLNFVGCSLFVIYGVFISAWPVAGMNAFVACINIYHLTKIYRAKGVEAATA, from the coding sequence GTGGAAGCTTTAAACACTGTTGAAATTATTGGTTATATGGCTTCTGTCATGGTTGCGATTTCGCTCATGATGAAGAACATCGTTTGGTTGAGATGGTTAAACTTCGTTGGTTGTTCGCTGTTTGTCATCTATGGCGTATTTATTTCAGCTTGGCCAGTAGCTGGTATGAACGCTTTTGTAGCTTGTATTAACATCTACCACCTGACTAAAATTTACCGTGCAAAAGGTGTCGAAGCGGCTACCGCTTAA
- the rraA gene encoding ribonuclease E activity regulator RraA gives MEYNTSELCDMYLDVVDVVEPMFSNYGGCSSFGGSISTIKCFEDNGLIAEVLQEDGQGKVLLVDGGGSLRRALIDAAIAEIAVSNNWEGIIVYGSVRDVDALEELDIGIQALASIPVGADGNSVGEVEIPVNFGGVTFLPGDHIYADNTGIILSPEPLDIE, from the coding sequence ATGGAATACAACACCTCAGAACTATGTGACATGTACTTAGATGTCGTCGATGTTGTTGAGCCCATGTTCAGTAATTATGGTGGTTGTAGCTCTTTCGGTGGTTCCATCAGCACAATCAAGTGTTTTGAAGATAACGGCTTAATCGCCGAAGTCTTACAAGAAGATGGCCAAGGTAAAGTCTTACTGGTCGATGGTGGTGGTTCACTGCGCCGAGCACTTATCGATGCAGCTATCGCTGAAATTGCCGTTAGCAATAACTGGGAAGGTATTATCGTTTACGGTTCTGTGCGTGATGTGGATGCCCTTGAGGAACTTGATATTGGTATCCAAGCCCTAGCTTCTATTCCTGTTGGTGCCGATGGTAACTCAGTTGGCGAAGTGGAAATTCCCGTTAACTTCGGTGGCGTGACCTTCCTACCTGGTGATCATATCTATGCCGATAACACTGGCATTATTCTTTCACCTGAGCCACTCGATATCGAGTAA